In the genome of Tsukamurella paurometabola DSM 20162, the window CGATCGGGCCGCACAGGTGCAGCAGCACCGGGACGTCGACGGCCTCACAGACCCGGCTCAGCAGCTCCGCCGCTTCGGGCGCCGGCACCCCGCGGATCGGGTCGAGACGGGTCAGTGCGGGGACGGTGCCCCGCACGACGGACGCCATCGACGGCTCATCGAGCTGCACCACCACCTCGGCGCCGAGTCGGCGGCGCACGTCCGAAACATGCTGGCGCAGGCCCTCGGCGAGGGATTCCGCGATATCGCGCAGGGCACCGCGGTCGCGGGGCACCCGATGTCCGTTGGGCAGCTCCAGACCCGCGGCCAGGGTGAGCGGGCCCGCCGCCTGGACTTTGACCAGGCCCCCGCCGCGGCGCCCGGCCACCTCGTACGCCTCCTCGAAGGAATCCAGATCACGCTGCAGATGGTCGCCGATGAGCCGGGCCACGTGCCCGTCCGGAACGCCGATGCGATAGCCGGTGGTCGAGATGTCGACGCCGATACCGGTCAGGAATCCCGCGGAGCGGCCGATCATATCGGCCCCGAGGCCTCGGTTCGGCAGCTCGGGCAGGTAGGGGACGGCCAGCTCCCCCACCACAGTGGCGGCGGCCTCGCGCGGGTCCGTGCCCGGGTGAGAGCCGATGCCGGTCGTAGTACCGGTCAACGGCGCGAGCGCCTCCGGCATCGTCAGACGTCCGCCGTGGCGTGTGCGGTCGAACGGATCGTGCCCGAGCCCACGACGAGATCGCCCCGGTCCTGGTCAGGTGCGTAGAGCACCGCCGCCTGGCCGGGAGCGACGCCGCGCAGTGGTTCGGCGAGGTCCATCACGATCCGGTCGCCCTCGGCGCGCGCCGTCACGGGCGCCAGGCCACCGTGCGCCCGGACCTGCACCATCGCCTCGATCGGTTGTGTGGGCACGCTACCCGAGGTCCACACGGCACCGTCGGCGACGATGCGGGTGACGTCGAGCTGTTCGCCCCGCCCCACCCGGACCTCGCCGGACGCGGCGTCGATCGCGGTCACATAGCGCGGCGCACCGTCGGGCCCCGGTCCGGGGAGCCCCAGCCCCTTGCGCTGGCCGATCGTGAATTCATGCACGCCGCCGTGCTCCCCCAGCCGCTCACCGGTCGCGGCATCGACCACCGCGCCCGGGCGCACCCCGATCCGGGCACCGAGGAATGCCTGGGTATCGCCCGACGGAATGAAGCAGATGTCGTGGCTGTCCGGTTTATCGGCGACGGCGAGGCCGCGCCGGGCGGCCTCCTCGCGGATCAGCGGCTTCGGCGTATCTCCGACGGGGAACATCGCGCGGGAAAGCTGCTCGGCGGTGAGCACCGCGAGCACGTAGGACTGGTCCTTATCGGGGTCCACGGCGCGACGCAGCTCGCCCCCCTGCAGCCGCGCGTAGTGGCCGGTCGCGACCGCGTCGAAGCCGAGTGCGTAGGCACGTTCGGCGAGCGCGGAGAACTTGATCTTCTCGTTGCACCGCAGGCACGGGTTCGGCGTCTCCCCGGCCGCGTACGCGGCGACGAAATCGTCGATCACATCCTCGCGGAACCGATCTGCGAAGTCCCACACGTAGAACGGGATACCGAGCACGTCGGCGGCGCGGCGGGCGTCGCCCGCGTCCTCCTTCGAGCAGCAGCCCCGTGAACCGGTCCGTAGGGTGCCGGGCGCCTCGGACAGCGCGAGGTGGACGCCGACCACGTCATGGCCGGCTTCGACGGCACGCGCCGCGGCCACCGCCGAATCGACACCGCCGCTCATCGCGGCGAGCACCCGCATCAGCGGGCCCCCGTCGATGCGAGACCGGCCGCACGCGCTCGCTCGACGACCTGACCGAGAGCATCGAGCACCGCATCCACATCGGCGTCGGTGGATTCCGGCCCGAAGGAGAAGCGCAGCGAGCCTCGTGCAGCCTCCGCGGGTGTGCCCATGGCCTCGAGTACGTGGCTGGGACGGGCAACCCCGGCACTGCACGCCGAGCCGTTCGCAGCCTCGATCCCCCGAGCGTCGAGAAGCATGAGCAGCGAATCGCCCTCGCAGCCGACGAACGAGACGTGGGCGATCCCGGGCAGCGCGGCCGCGCCAGTACCGGCGGCGCCGTTGACGACGGCCCCTTCGATACCTGCGACCCCGGCGATGAGCCGGTCCCGCAGCGCCGCGCGCCGGGCCGACTCCTCGTCTATCCGGGCGACGGCCACCGCGAGAGCGGCGGCCATCCCCGCCGCACCGGCGACGTTCGGGGTCCCCGAGCGCAGATCGCGCTCGTGGCCGCCGCCGTGAGCGAGCGGCACGCACGCCACGGTCCGGCCGATGAGCAGCGCGCCGACGCCCTGCGGGCCTCCGAACTTGTGCGCGGCCACGGTCAGAGCCGCGAGCCCGCTACCGTCGAAGTCGATGGGGACGTGACCGGCCGCCTGGGTGGCGTCCGAATGGAGAGGAACACCCGCGCGGGCGCACTCGGCGACGATCTCCGCGATCGGCTCGATGGTGCCGACCTCATTGTTCGCCCACATGACACTGACCAGCGCCACGGTGCCCGCCGCCTCGTCGAGCGCGGATCGCAGATCGGCCGGATCGACCCGGCCGAGGCCGTCGACCGGCAGCAACACCACGGTGGCGCCCTCATGCTCGCCGAGCCACTGCACAGCGTCGAGGACGGCGTGATGCTCGACGGCCGTGGTGATCACGGTGGTCAGCGCGGGATCCGCCTCCCGGCGGGCCCAGAAGATGCCCTTCACTGCCAGGTTCACCGATTCGGTCCCGCCGCCGGTGAAGACCACCTCGGACGGCCGGGCCCCGAGATCGCGGGCTATCGACTCCCGGGATTCCTCCAGGACCCGACGGGCACGGCGGCCCGATCCGTGCAACGATGCCGCATTACCCGGCCGTGCCGAGGCCTGCGCCATCGCGGCCAGTGCCTCGGGGACCATGGGGGTGTCCGCGGCGTGGTCGAGATAAATCGGGTTCTCGCGGTCAGGGCTCATCGCGTCCCAAGGATACGCCGCGGGCCCCGCCCGGAACGACTCGCGCGGACCCTCAGGCCGCGAGGGGCGCGCGGACGCGCTCGGCGGGCGCCGAGAGGAACTCACTGTCGGCGAACACCGCGGCCTCCGCGCGCGCCGCGAGGGCGCGACGGCCGGCGGCCGCCCACTCGAGCGCGGGAATGGTCTCGGTGGCGTGCACGCGCACCGCGACGCCGCGAGCACCCACTACACGGGCGAGCGTGTCGAGCTCGGTGTCGGCGCCCACGTAGGCTGCCACCGCACTCTGCCGAGCACCGCGCACCGGACCGCTCAATCGCATCGAATACCGCAGTGACACCGGGACCACGTCCACCCGCGCATCGATCGCGGCCTGGAAGAAGGCCGGCCGGAACTCACCGCGATGGGCGCCGCAGTACGTGGTGCCCTCGGGAAAGACGGCCACGGTGTTGCCGCGGCGCAATCGTGCGGCGACATCGGCGACCCGGGCGGGAAGCTCGTGCAGGCTTTCGCGCCGCAGCGGGATGGCTCCGAAGGCACGCATCAGGACCGCGACGGGACGCGCGTCGAAGATGTCGGCCTTGGCGACGAAGGCCGCCGGCGCGATCGAGGCGATCGCGACGATATCGAGCAGGGACTGGTGATTCGCCACGACCAGAGCCCGCAACGGCACATTGCCCACGGGCTCGACACGCACGCCGAGTGCGAACAGCATCGATCGGGCGCCGCCGCGGATCACGAGTCGACGGGCCCGGCTACCGAGCGGGTAGGCGAGCGCCAGTGTGAGGATCCCGACGATGACCACCGTGACGAAGGCGCACCATTTGACGGCACGCAACCAGCGGGGCGCTGTCCGCGGCTCATCGGCGGAACAGGCCGTGTCGCACGGGGACTGCTGCTGCCACGCGTGCCGGGGCAAGGTGCCGACGGGGATCACGGTCAGCCCACCGCCCCCGCAGCCTGCTGCAGTCGTTCCAGGTACCGCTCGTTGAATTCGGTGCGGTCGATGATCATGGGGAAGTCGGCCACGTCGAAGACCGGGTCGAAGCTCGGGGCGCCGAGGATCTTGGCGTTCATCCGCAGGTAGCCGGTGACCAGCGGCGGGAACGTGCGCCGAGAGGCCGGTTCCGCGGTGATCTCCTGCACGGCGTTACGGGGCGTCACCGTCCAGGGCGCGCGGTGTTTGGCATCGACCAGCTCGCGGACGGCCCGGACCGTCGCACCGCGCTCGTAGCCCTCGTACTGCATCGGCACGCTGACCGCGCCCACCGCGTAGCGGATGCCGCGCAGATCACTGTAGGCCAGCAGCCCTGCCCACATCAGGCACAGCACACCGCCGGTGCGGTGGTCGGCGTGCACACAGGCACGGCCCATCTCCAGCATGTGCGGACGAAGGTGGTCGAGCTCGCCGAGCTCGAACTCGGTGGCCAAGTACAGGCCTCCGGCGGCGATCGCACCGGGCGGCGGCAGGATGCGGTAACAGCCGACGATGCGGCCGGAGCGCTGATGCCGGATCACGAGATGATCGCAGTGCCGGTCGAACTCGTCGGCATCGCGGCCGTCGGTGACGGCCGCCATCGAGGCCTCGAATCCCGGTTCGGTCCCGAACACCTCGTAGCGCAGGCGTTGGACGGTGTCGATGTCCTCGGCCCGGGTGGTGAGCACGACCTCGTACTCGTCGCCGTGAATGAGCGTTTCGGATGCGGGGTGACGGTCGGTGACCAGGGTTCCCGGTGTACTCATGGGCCTCACGGTCCGCCCACTAGGCGACTCGCCGGTGAACCCCGCCTGAGCGCGTCGGTGAATCCTGTGAGAACGCGGGTGAATAGCGGGCTACAGCTTGGGGCGCGGCACGGTGGCGGGCATGGAGGCGAAGTACTCGGCGGCGTCGCCGAAGGACAGGGTTTCGATGCCTCCGCCGGGCGGCAGGTCGGGCTGAACGGGTTCGATCGTCCGCTCGGCGGCGAGCAACTCGGCGACGGTTCCGTAGGCGGCGACCGAGCGCAGTTGGGACCACGTGGGTGGGAGGAGGAAGCACTTCCCGTCGGACCAGTCCGCCAATGCCCCCGATGCGGTGCGCCAGTACGCTTCGTCGACCTCGCTGGTGCGATCGTCCGCCTCCTGGCCGTCGGGGAGCGCGGCGAGGAAGAAGCGCGTGTCGTAGCGACGCTTCTCGTTCTCCGGAGTGATCCAGTGTGCGAGCGGACGCAGCAGGTCGGCGCGAAGGACCAGGTTCTGCTCGCGCAGGAATTCGGCGAGGCCGAACTCGCGGGCCTCGAGCGCGGCGCGGGCCGGCGCCAGCGCGGTGGCATCAGAGGACGCCCCGTCGGGCTCGGAAGCGAGCAGGACGCCGCACTCCTCGAAGGTCTCGCGCACGGCTGCGCACACCAGCTGCCGGGCATTGCTCTCGACGGTTCCGAATCGTTCCGCCCACCAGGACGGTTCCGGCCCCTGCCAGGCGATGTCGATCTCGGCATCGCGCGGGTCGACGCCGCCCCCCGGGAACACCGTCATGCCGCCGGCGAAGGCCATCTGCTGCACGCGGCGCTGCAAGAAGACCTCGACCTCGTCGACACCGTCCCGCACCAGGACGACGGTGGCGGCCGCCTTCGGATGCGGCGGCGCGGTGGGGGTGTCGACGTTCGAGGACATTGCGTCACGGTATCCGAGGAGGCCGCTCAGGTGTCCGGTTTGGTTGGTCGTTACACGGTCGCTATCAGTCCTGTCGCGGTGCCCAGCTGTCGGCGCCGTCCATCGGTCCGACCTTGTAGTTCAGCCCGGCCTTCTCGCCCGTGCCGTCCGTCAGCTCACACGGGAACGTCTCACCGGGGGCGGCGGCCTTCATCCCGGTACCGCAGCTGATGGTCACTGGGACCTTCACCTGCTTCTGCACGTCCGGTTGCAGGGTCGGCCCCACCTTGGCCAGGTCGTAGAGCTTCTTCGTGGGCTTGTACGCGATGTTCATATCCTCGTCTTTGACCGTCACCTCAACGGGCACGGTCGCGGCCCCGATCTCGGCTTTGCACAGGAACGTCGAGCCGGGCTTCGGCCGCTTACCCGCCTGGTCGCACGCCACCGAATCGACCTTGACGCCGTCCGCCCCATACGCCTCGTTGAGGGACTTCGCGATTTCCGATTCCGCCTTCGAATAGTCGAGGGTGGTCCCGAGCAACGAACAGCTCGCGAGGAGCGGAACCGCAGTCAACACCATCACGCCAACGAATTTCGCCTTCATGAATATTAACCATAGCGGACACATTCGCCTCGCTCAGCACCGCCGGGCTCGGTCGCGCCGCCGTAGGTCGCACCCTGTTATCGCGTCACCACGAGGGCTTCGACTACCACAGACGTACCCGGTCCTTGGGTTCGAGCCACTCGCCGTCACCGGGCCGCACGCCGAAGGTGTCCGCGAACGTATCGACGTTCTTCACCACCTGGTTCGTCCTGAACTCCGGTGGTGCGTGCATCGCCGTCGCCAAGGACTCCCGGACCGCCTCGGGACGGGTCTTGTTCTGCCAGCTCCGCGCGTAGCTGAGAAACAGAGGCACCAGCGCAGCGTTCTCGGCCTGCGGGCCGGACGCGGACGGTGTCGCCGAGCCGCTCTGATCCGCGAACTCCGTTCCCGCGTCACGGTTCTTGACGGCGAGGCGGAAGGCTTCGACCGCGATGCCCAGGCCGCCGAGGTCAGCGAGATTCTCCCCCACAGTCATCGCGCCGTTGACCGTGCTCCCGGGCGCGGCTCCGATCGGCACCAGAGTGTTGTACTGCGCGATCAACGCCTTGGTGCGCTTGTCGAATTCGGCACGGTCGGCGGGAGCCCACCAGTCCTTGAGATTGCCGTCGCCGTCGTACTTCGATCCCGAATCGTCGAAGGCATGGCCGATCTCGTGACCTATCACGGCGCCGATCGCCCCGTAGTTCACGGCGGCCTGATTGTCGACGGAGAAGAACGGTGCCTGCAGGATGGCCGCGGGAAAGCAGATCTCGTTGCTGGTCGGGACGTAGGACGCATTCACCGACTGCGGCAGCATGTTCCACTTGGACCGGTCGACCGGTTTGGTCAGTTGGTCCAATGTCATCTGCTCGGTGTAGGCGATCACGGCTCGGGTGTTCTCGACCGCCGACGATGTCCCCACCTCCAACGTCGAATAGTCCTCCCACTTGTCCGGGTAGCCCAGTTTGGTGGTCATCTTGTCGAGCTTGGCGATTGCGGCGGTCCGCGTGGGCGGCGACATCCATTGCGAGCGTTCGAAAGCCGAGCGGTAGGCGGATTTGAGGTTCTCGACCAGCTTCTCGACCTGTCGTTTGGATTCGGCCGAGAAGTGCTTCTGCACGTACAGGCGCCCGAGCGCCTCGCCCAGCGTCGTATTGACCATCGTCACCCCCATCTTCCAGCGCTCCTCCTGCTTCTGGGCACCATCGAGGGTCCGCTCGTAGAACTCGAACCGGGCGTCTCCGAAGGCCTGCGGCAATACATCGGCATAGGTGGAGATGATCCCCATGCGGGCACAATCTTTCAGCGCCTCGATATCGGTCTTCGCCCAGATCGTGGCGGCGGCGGGCAGGAAGTCCGGCTGCATCACCACCACTTCTTTGGACGTCTCCGATGTCAGCCCTTGCAGATCACGCCAACGCAGCCAATCGAATCCGGGCGCGAGATCGGCGAGCTGCGTCCACTGGTACAGGTTGTAGGTGGCGTTGTCGTCGCGATACTTCTCCCGCTCCCACGTCGCCCGAGCCAGGTTGGTCTCCACGGCGATCACCCGATCGGCCGTACCCGCTGGGTCGGCGAAGCCCGCCAACTCCGCCGTCTTCCGCATGAACTCGCGGTACTTGTCCCGGACGTCCTGCATCTGCGCATCCAGGTAGTGCGCCTTCGACGGCAAGCCCCCCATCGTCGGGGTCAGGTGCACGAGATTGCGGGTGGAGTTCTTCCGGTCGGGGCTGACGGAGACCCCGACGACGCCCCAGCCACCGTCGGTACGCTGCTGCGCACCGACCACATCGAAGAGGGCTGCTCGATCGGCGGCGCCGTCGATCGCAGACAGCGTCGACCGCAGCGGTGCGGTACCCACCGCATCGATCTTGGCGGTGTCCATGAAAGTCCGGTAGGTGTCGCGGATCTTCGCCTCGTCACTGCCCGCCTTGGCATCGCGAATCGACTCGATGATCTCTCGGAGCTGTTTCTCGACCTGGTCGGTCAGCGTTTCCATCCCGCCCCCGCTCGGCTTCTCCGGAGGGATCTGGAAGGAGTCGTACCAGGCACCGTTGACGTGCCGGAAGAGGTCGTCCTGGACCCGGACCCCGGGCGCTGCGCCCGACATGTCCGGACCGGTGAGCGAACTGTACGGCCGGCGCGTCGTCGATGGCCCGCCGGGTGTACCCGTGCCGCCACACGCGGCGAGTACACCCGCGCCGGCGACGGTGCCCAAGCCGAGCAGGAATCGACGTCGGTCGACTCCACCCTTGGGGCGGCCCGTAGTGTCCCGTCGCCCGGTTCGAGAGTCGTCTTCCTGCATGTCCGCTACCTCGCTCCTTGTCGCCGACCGCGTTCGGTCGCCTGCATCGAGCCTCGTCGCCGCGTGTTCGCGATCGCAATCCTCCGGGCAGCCGCGGAGCGTCTCCGAGCGGATGCATCAGCCCCCGCCGATCGGTGGGGAGCAGACGCGAACGCGCCCCGTCCGGATGCCGGACGGGGCGCGTTTCGATCGAGCGTGTGTCAGCCCTTGTGAGCCTTGACCGCCTCGGTGAGCTGCGGAGCGACGTCGAACAGGTCGCCCACGATGCCGTAGTCGGCGATCTCGAAGATCGGTGCCTCTTCGTCCTTGTTGACGGCCACGATGGTCTTCGAGGTCTGCATGCCGGCGCGGTGCTGGATGGCGCCCGAGATACCCAGGGCGATGTACAGCTGCGGCGACACGGTCTTACCGGTCTGGCCGACCTGGAACTGGCCCGGGTAGTAGCCCGAGTCGACGGCGGCGCGCGAGGCACCCACGGCTGCGCCCAGGGCGTCGGCGAGCTCCTCGACCACCGAGAACTTCTCGGCCGAACCCACACCACGGCCACCCGAGACCACGATCGAAGCCTCGGTGAGCTCGGGGCGGCTGCCGCCGGTGATCGGGTGCTTGGCGGTGATCTTCACGGCGTTCTCGGCCTGAGCCGGGACCTCCGCGTCGACGACCTCGCCGGCACCGGCCTGGCCGTCGGCCTCGATGGCGCCGGGGCGCACCGAGTAGACAGGGACGTCGCCCCCGGCCTGAGCATCCACGGTGAACGCGCCACCGAAGATCGAGTGCACACCGGCACCGGCCGGCTTGACCTCGATGACATCGGCGAGCAGACCGGAACCGAGACGCGCGGCGAGGCGGCCCGACACCTCCTTGCCCTCGAACGTCGCGGCGGTGAGGACGGCGGCGGGGGCCACCGACTCGGCCAGCGAGGACAGCACGTCGACCTTGGGGGTGACGAGGTAGTTGTCGGCGTCGGCCGACTCCGCGCGGTAGATCTTCGCGGCGCCGGCGGCCTTGAGCTGATCGGCGATCGCGTCGGTGGTGCCGGGGGCGCCCACGACGACGGCGGCGGGCTCACCGAGCGCCTTCGCGGCGGTGATCAGCTCGGCCGTGACCTTCTTGATCTTGCCCTCAGCCTGCTCGACGAGAACGAGTACGTCTGCCATATCGGATTCTCTCCTTTGAGTGTGAGGGGGTCTTAGATGATCTTCTGGCCGATGAGGAACTGCGCGACCTTGCTGCCGCCGTCGCCCTCGTCGGTGACCTTCTCGCCCGCGGCCTTCGGCGGCTTCGGGGTGACACCCGAGACCTGGCTACCCGCGTTGGCGCCGCCCACCTCGTCGTTCTCCACGCCGATCTCGGCGAGGGTGAGCACGTTCACTTCCTTCTTCTTCGCGGCCATGATGCCCTTGAAGGAGGGGAAGCGGGGCTCGTTGATCTTCTCGTTGACCG includes:
- the mnmA gene encoding tRNA 2-thiouridine(34) synthase MnmA encodes the protein MRVLAAMSGGVDSAVAAARAVEAGHDVVGVHLALSEAPGTLRTGSRGCCSKEDAGDARRAADVLGIPFYVWDFADRFREDVIDDFVAAYAAGETPNPCLRCNEKIKFSALAERAYALGFDAVATGHYARLQGGELRRAVDPDKDQSYVLAVLTAEQLSRAMFPVGDTPKPLIREEAARRGLAVADKPDSHDICFIPSGDTQAFLGARIGVRPGAVVDAATGERLGEHGGVHEFTIGQRKGLGLPGPGPDGAPRYVTAIDAASGEVRVGRGEQLDVTRIVADGAVWTSGSVPTQPIEAMVQVRAHGGLAPVTARAEGDRIVMDLAEPLRGVAPGQAAVLYAPDQDRGDLVVGSGTIRSTAHATADV
- a CDS encoding cysteine desulfurase family protein — its product is MSPDRENPIYLDHAADTPMVPEALAAMAQASARPGNAASLHGSGRRARRVLEESRESIARDLGARPSEVVFTGGGTESVNLAVKGIFWARREADPALTTVITTAVEHHAVLDAVQWLGEHEGATVVLLPVDGLGRVDPADLRSALDEAAGTVALVSVMWANNEVGTIEPIAEIVAECARAGVPLHSDATQAAGHVPIDFDGSGLAALTVAAHKFGGPQGVGALLIGRTVACVPLAHGGGHERDLRSGTPNVAGAAGMAAALAVAVARIDEESARRAALRDRLIAGVAGIEGAVVNGAAGTGAAALPGIAHVSFVGCEGDSLLMLLDARGIEAANGSACSAGVARPSHVLEAMGTPAEAARGSLRFSFGPESTDADVDAVLDALGQVVERARAAGLASTGAR
- a CDS encoding lysophospholipid acyltransferase family protein, whose translation is MIPVGTLPRHAWQQQSPCDTACSADEPRTAPRWLRAVKWCAFVTVVIVGILTLALAYPLGSRARRLVIRGGARSMLFALGVRVEPVGNVPLRALVVANHQSLLDIVAIASIAPAAFVAKADIFDARPVAVLMRAFGAIPLRRESLHELPARVADVAARLRRGNTVAVFPEGTTYCGAHRGEFRPAFFQAAIDARVDVVPVSLRYSMRLSGPVRGARQSAVAAYVGADTELDTLARVVGARGVAVRVHATETIPALEWAAAGRRALAARAEAAVFADSEFLSAPAERVRAPLAA
- a CDS encoding GNAT family N-acetyltransferase gives rise to the protein MSTPGTLVTDRHPASETLIHGDEYEVVLTTRAEDIDTVQRLRYEVFGTEPGFEASMAAVTDGRDADEFDRHCDHLVIRHQRSGRIVGCYRILPPPGAIAAGGLYLATEFELGELDHLRPHMLEMGRACVHADHRTGGVLCLMWAGLLAYSDLRGIRYAVGAVSVPMQYEGYERGATVRAVRELVDAKHRAPWTVTPRNAVQEITAEPASRRTFPPLVTGYLRMNAKILGAPSFDPVFDVADFPMIIDRTEFNERYLERLQQAAGAVG
- a CDS encoding NUDIX hydrolase, translating into MSSNVDTPTAPPHPKAAATVVLVRDGVDEVEVFLQRRVQQMAFAGGMTVFPGGGVDPRDAEIDIAWQGPEPSWWAERFGTVESNARQLVCAAVRETFEECGVLLASEPDGASSDATALAPARAALEAREFGLAEFLREQNLVLRADLLRPLAHWITPENEKRRYDTRFFLAALPDGQEADDRTSEVDEAYWRTASGALADWSDGKCFLLPPTWSQLRSVAAYGTVAELLAAERTIEPVQPDLPPGGGIETLSFGDAAEYFASMPATVPRPKL
- a CDS encoding DUF4333 domain-containing protein; translated protein: MKAKFVGVMVLTAVPLLASCSLLGTTLDYSKAESEIAKSLNEAYGADGVKVDSVACDQAGKRPKPGSTFLCKAEIGAATVPVEVTVKDEDMNIAYKPTKKLYDLAKVGPTLQPDVQKQVKVPVTISCGTGMKAAAPGETFPCELTDGTGEKAGLNYKVGPMDGADSWAPRQD
- a CDS encoding M13 family metallopeptidase, with product MQEDDSRTGRRDTTGRPKGGVDRRRFLLGLGTVAGAGVLAACGGTGTPGGPSTTRRPYSSLTGPDMSGAAPGVRVQDDLFRHVNGAWYDSFQIPPEKPSGGGMETLTDQVEKQLREIIESIRDAKAGSDEAKIRDTYRTFMDTAKIDAVGTAPLRSTLSAIDGAADRAALFDVVGAQQRTDGGWGVVGVSVSPDRKNSTRNLVHLTPTMGGLPSKAHYLDAQMQDVRDKYREFMRKTAELAGFADPAGTADRVIAVETNLARATWEREKYRDDNATYNLYQWTQLADLAPGFDWLRWRDLQGLTSETSKEVVVMQPDFLPAAATIWAKTDIEALKDCARMGIISTYADVLPQAFGDARFEFYERTLDGAQKQEERWKMGVTMVNTTLGEALGRLYVQKHFSAESKRQVEKLVENLKSAYRSAFERSQWMSPPTRTAAIAKLDKMTTKLGYPDKWEDYSTLEVGTSSAVENTRAVIAYTEQMTLDQLTKPVDRSKWNMLPQSVNASYVPTSNEICFPAAILQAPFFSVDNQAAVNYGAIGAVIGHEIGHAFDDSGSKYDGDGNLKDWWAPADRAEFDKRTKALIAQYNTLVPIGAAPGSTVNGAMTVGENLADLGGLGIAVEAFRLAVKNRDAGTEFADQSGSATPSASGPQAENAALVPLFLSYARSWQNKTRPEAVRESLATAMHAPPEFRTNQVVKNVDTFADTFGVRPGDGEWLEPKDRVRLW
- a CDS encoding electron transfer flavoprotein subunit alpha/FixB family protein, encoding MADVLVLVEQAEGKIKKVTAELITAAKALGEPAAVVVGAPGTTDAIADQLKAAGAAKIYRAESADADNYLVTPKVDVLSSLAESVAPAAVLTAATFEGKEVSGRLAARLGSGLLADVIEVKPAGAGVHSIFGGAFTVDAQAGGDVPVYSVRPGAIEADGQAGAGEVVDAEVPAQAENAVKITAKHPITGGSRPELTEASIVVSGGRGVGSAEKFSVVEELADALGAAVGASRAAVDSGYYPGQFQVGQTGKTVSPQLYIALGISGAIQHRAGMQTSKTIVAVNKDEEAPIFEIADYGIVGDLFDVAPQLTEAVKAHKG